AAACCACACAACAAAACCGGAAAACTTTGACAAACGTTATCCGATTTGAgttcaataaaatcagagaacCTTGGTAAACATTATCTAGTTAGTACATTTTTTCGCATGCAAACCAGATAACTTACTTATAAGTTACTCAGTGTGTGGTAACGATAAACCGAGAATCTTCTATCTGTGTTCTCTAGTTTGAACTCTCTTAATTTAAAAAAGTAGTGATTGTGTTATCCGAATTAATGAAATGAGAAAaaggtgattttttttttatggtaTACAAAAACATTTTAGTCCAAACTCATAATTTATAAGAGTAGGGGATAATTGATTGAAAATTTGGGATATGGGAAGGATAACATTTTCATTTAAATTTCCTATGAGTATTAACTAAGCTGGCTAGAGCCCAGAGGGAGAAGAAATtactcaaattttaatttttaattgaaataatctATGAGCAATATTATTAGGTCTTACGATCATTTTTCATTTTGAAATTTCAAGGGTTTTAACATCCTCGTCACCGCAAAACCTTAAAATCTCCTTCTGTCTGAATCCAACTTGTCCGATGGCATTTGTCTCTGGATTTCAGCGCTTACTTCGCCATTCCCACTCCCACTTCACTTCGATTCGTTTCAATTCAACTCTCACTTCCCCCAAACTTTTCGTCAGCGGTGAGTAACCAAATACCAGCCTTTCCATCTATTTTATCTCCTTTTCTTTGCATCATAGTTTCAATCTAATGAAGCTCCATCTTTTAATTGAAAAGAAGTTGTGGAAGACATGTTGATTCGGTTGCAAAATACTCTGAAACtggaaagagaattttttttgtACATGAAGCTCTTTAGGTCAAATATAATCTACATGTCTAGTTTGGTATACCTTAATTTGGTTTTACCTGAAACTTTTGTCTATAGCAATGCTAATTTAATCAAGTTCTTAGTAATAGCAGTTATCTAAGAGTTtagacacctctgaaaaaaggtGTGTCGTTCACGACACTTGTGATTaggtttaatttaaattattacctGTGTCGACGTGTCAGTGTTGGAGTCGTGTTTCCACTGTTATGCATAGTTGATCTCGGCAGAAAATTATGTTGAATCTCTATGACATGGTTAGTATTTTGATGACTTTATGGCGTAGTTTGATTCATGTATCCGATTTTACTTAATGAGATAAAACTTCGTTTTTGTTGTTCTTACTTGTTAGTTTGTTACTCTCATATCTGGCTAGTTTTCACTTATGTGAACTTAACAAACCTGTGTTTTTGGTTGATTTGGCGTGTGCAAAATATCTTAATTATATGTTataacattttaaaatttaagtaaCATGTCTTTTCTTGTATTTGTAATTTTGAACAGGTCTTTCGAGATTGACAACAGATGAAAAACTTACTGAAGCGTTTTCTCCTTTCGGGCAGCTCATGGAAGGTAATAATgagcatttttattttattatgtttggcAATTGGCAGTACTCAATTATAATATCCTTATTTTGcttcatttgttttgtgtttgatCATCAACCATTTTGATTATACAGCCAAGGTGATAATTGACAGAGCCTCTGGAAGATCGAAAGGGTTCGCTTTTGTATCATACGCAACTGTAGAAGAAGCCGAGAAGGCAAGAGAAGGAATGAATGCTAAATTTTTGGATGGATGGGTTATATTTGTTGATCCTGCCAAACCAAGAGAACCTCGGCCTCCTCAGCAATCAGAATCTCAGCCTTCTCAAACAGGCTTCACAGTTAATAAGACTGTTGGATGGTGTGGTTGATGATTGAAGATACTTGATTGATTACTCTTATGATGTTGGAGGTAATATTTTAAGGACCGTATGATTCAACATAGCCAACTATACTCTGATTTTTTTTGTACTAATCAGTGATAATTGATTATTCGAGTTAGGCATTACTAGTGCTGTTGAAAATTTTGATGTCAAAGTGGAAACTAATTCTTCCTGTATTAAGCTGATATGAACTTCCTCCATACTTTTCACCATTATTTGTATTATTGACAGCTACCTGCTATTGAATTTTCATTGCTAAGGTAATTTCTTATGTATTTCAAGTATTTGCTGTTGCAACATTCCTTCATTTTTGACAAATGAAGGTTTTCATATCTATTGAGAAGCTGCAATCTTTTGGAATATAATCAACACAACACTATTATTTCCTTCTCTAAGACACTTCAACCTTTCATTTGAGAGGAATCCCAAATGGATTGAATGATGGGCGCACAGAAATGTATCTGATTAAGATAAGATGCATTGCAGAGGCCTAGCAATCAAGTCCAAGGCATGTTGATAATCACTAAAGCAAAACACATCtgttgatccaatgatccaagctAACTTGAGGAGTCAAACGTTGCAGAGATAATGCAGGATTAAAGTTATGATAAGCTAGCTTTTCTCTGGAGCTTGCTGGCAGCATCACGAATTTGACAGTATAATATCATGCATGTCCGCATAATTTAGATGATCGCATAATGGACCAAAGACTACACAAGAATGATACCAAAAATAAGAATTACTCATAAATTATCCTACAGCTTTTCTCACATGAATATAAACACTCTATTAATTCAGATGAAATTCTAGAATTTCTCGCTTTGACAATTTCCCCCCTcaaattttagattttaaaacgtgttttagaaactCTTGAATTATATAATCCCAATTACACCATTGAACAAATACAATGAATATAAACACTATTAATTCAAGATGTTACATGTCAAGTACAAATAAGACCACAAATCAGAAAAATTAGTTATTTTTTCATCAGGTTCAACCATGCATATTGCAATTTTATTAAGTGTCCTGAGACGATTCAAACTTGAACAAATATGATGAACAAATTTGACCAAGTTAACATTTAACTCGATCAATCCTTTGATACTATATTGTCTAAATATCGAGAATATGGTTCTCACACCGTCATGATTTTGAAGTTGCATGTTGGTGGACTGAACTCGTCCATCATTCATCGACAGACGAACAACGATACTCAACAATAACCACACTTATTGTGTCGGGGTGGTTGAGAAGACAATTCATTTGGCCCAGTTGACCCTTCATATCGGACAATGTAACATTAACATTGATCCTGAATAAAATGGGGAGGAGTTCCATTATTGTAGTAATCTGCAACTAGGTTAGAGTTTATTCTGACTAAATATAGATAAGAATAGTTCATTGCTTTTTTAAGTAAACTACAAATGAACCAAACATACCATTTTGTACATGTTCATGTGCATTCTAGCCTACATAAAGTGAGTGTCTGTGTAATCTAaatcacataatagaaaataATGAATTGACAAGTTTCAAATTATAGAACCCAAATCATGCAAAGACTCCTTCAATATGGATCAAATTATAATATCTAAATTCAAATGATATAtcttttgttttaaattctaTTATTTGAAGTTTTTTATGGCATCAAATTCCATGTTTTCATAATAACATCTTTAAATTAGACTAACATAAACAAGAACATAAAATGacattaaaaagaattaataaaaaatatccaaaataatataaaatataacatgtCAAACATAATACAGGATAACTCATATACAAAATACAACCTAAGCAATCACCATATAATCATAAAAAGAATACATCCTAATTGGTTGCACAAGATCTACCTcccctcatcttcaacctttttgtttgttatacaatcttgacttccttcacAATTTCTTAAACAACAAAGTGGACATCACTGCTCTCCTGTATAGTTACACCATATAGTAACGGTGGCCAAGTCCTGAATGTGCACACATGCAGAAATCATACAATCCAGATTGCCATCTTCCTCTACTAGTTTAAGAATATGTTCTTAAGATGTGAGAATATGTAGAGATGTGACATATTAAAATACTACCTCAAGTGTCTATGTGAAATTTCTCAACTATACATGATTTGGGTGCTCTGGTCTTCAACAAACAAAATATGGTCCATTTACTCCACATATGACCACTTCATCCCAGATTGGTCATATTTTGTTTGCACATACCCGAACTGACGCTAACTTGCTCAAACATGTATCAGACCTTACACAATCCATATTTGATCTAACTAGAATAAAACTAGATGCCCTCAAGCGATCATGTGTCTCGGTGAGTGTCATAATTCTTAAACAAATCATGTACTAGTAGCTGATCCACACGCTCTTGATATAGCGTTGTAGTAGTGTATTC
The Vicia villosa cultivar HV-30 ecotype Madison, WI linkage group LG6, Vvil1.0, whole genome shotgun sequence genome window above contains:
- the LOC131612432 gene encoding organelle RRM domain-containing protein 2, mitochondrial-like — its product is MAFVSGFQRLLRHSHSHFTSIRFNSTLTSPKLFVSGLSRLTTDEKLTEAFSPFGQLMEAKVIIDRASGRSKGFAFVSYATVEEAEKAREGMNAKFLDGWVIFVDPAKPREPRPPQQSESQPSQTGFTVNKTVGWCG